From the Cucumis sativus cultivar 9930 chromosome 5, Cucumber_9930_V3, whole genome shotgun sequence genome, the window GGTTGCATAAACAAGCAATTAATTGTTGTCATGAACAAATAATCCAAACAAAAACCATACTTCACCTATCTCATGAACacatatttttctctcttttttctttttgttaatcGAGGAAGACATtcttaaaaagtaataaacataaaatacacACGATTGTTTTcgatataaaaaacaaagaaaaactattgtaaatgacaaaatttataaaaatatttacagaaTATAGTAAAAGAATTAATCTATAATTTCTACTAACATATATTGATAGATTATGAAATCTTACTACaacctaaaacaaaatttggtaTTCACCCAAGTCGATGTGCTTTGTTAAAGCGAGCCTAACAAAATAACTACTAGGCCACACCACACGTGTTTTGACCCTGTAACATCATCGTATGACCAAAATGAGCCTAAAAAAGGTGTTCAATCTCAAGCTTGGCCGAGATTAAGCCTAGCAAGATGGCCAATGAGGCGTGTCCCTCGTTTGCTTCTACATGAAGAGACAACTGACAATCCTAGTATGACtcttaaattgaattttgataatCTAAGCCGTCAGGAGgaattagaaatataaatcaattcaccttttaaataaaaaatgaatattgagTGAACATTGATAAAATGTGATAGATTAAGCTTGAAGTAATTGAGAGAAAATCATAAACACTCAAGTTTGTTCaagaatttttcaatattaaaaaaatttatgaaatctTAGAAACGGACGAGTTTTCAATATAATAACCAACTTCTTGTTGTAAATGCCTATTTAGCACTCATGTCCCTTatagttgaaattttgattgtttatCCTTCTATTAACTACAAATATACTGTGAAAGTCTTATCAAGTTAACGTTAACATTATTTGATAGATAtataattgtacttttttttcgTGATGAATACttgtatagtttttattttattttcatatgcTCTGAGTATAAGTAAATATGTTCAAATGAGTTTGAATGATGGTTCTATTTTCccttaaatataaaataataaaaaccaccaattaattgtttttaaaaaatctcaaattcatgtatttaaattgtaattaaaaaagaattaaaaaattttaaactttgacttttctgtTTGTAGCTTTAGTTgagttatgaaaaaatatgtttaaaaaacgtaATCAAAtgtctttattaaattaaagtataaaaaatacaatcacaaCCAAAATTGATATTACTCTCAAATTTGGTCTTAAGGTTGCATTTATCACCGTTGACCAAAAAATTTcgatcaattaaaatttgtcatGTCATCACAACAAAACGGTGgtgattataatttgattggattttGAATAATCAAGTTTTCTCATATTTAATCCAATGCAAACCTCCAACGAAAAATCAGGCCAAACAAGGAACCAAAGCTCGACGCTAAGAAAATGTGTCAAAGTCCAAGCTCAAGCCCAAGAGACAGATGGGTCCAAACTTAAGTACAACAAATAAATGAGTCCAAGTCAAAGTCCAACAAGCAAATGGACCCAAGCCCAATTTCAATAGGTAAATGAGCCCAAACATACCTAAAGTCCattaaatttctctataaatagagaccttTGTCATTCATTCAAGGGGTCTAACTCttaagaattgaagattcaaacttctacaagctctTTAGACGTGCAAGTTCGTATGACTTGgaatattaaactttttttggATTATAGaagatcgaagttcaaatcgacttgcaactacaacattCATCCTAAAGATAGTTGCAACATTCATCCTAAAGATCAAAGACCAATAAGTTCTAAAGTTTGTATCTTGTATTCGAGAGTaagcatcaaatgagtaaatactaTAAATTGTATCCGCTATATTCATCAATGTACAACTCAACCTCACGAAATacatttattcaaaatatggTGCGAACAATCACAATTTTTATACTaacatatacttaataaatttGGCCAAcaaacattaattttgttaatttaaaattacctcattttttttaaattttttataagaatttagtcattttaaataaattatccaAATTTAGGAGCACTTCTATCATTAAGTACAAAATGGAAGGATACATATATAAACTCGTGCTTTTATTATATGATCCAATCATTGCAGTTTACTAacactttttcattaattttctagtaacctaatattttaatgtttcatgataaagtattaaaatatgactaatgtataaatcaaattgttaCTTGCTAGAATGactaataaatacaaaaactaaaggCATACAAGATTAAGGTTTAAAGACTTAATTTTACTTCAACAAAATGCATATAACCAGCCTTTTAAACTCCTATGTTTGACTACTAActatataaactatttaaagtTATTTGCTTATGTATcaaaaatttatatagatAAGTTGGTTGTTTATAAACTATCATCAAATGATTATGGCTATCAAAAGTCATTCCAAACGTATTAGCAACCATacttcaaaaaaatcaaaattgtgtatatttataataaacacatatacatatatatatatgacctaattataaataaataaacaaacaaataaatctcaATTTCACTAATCTATCCATCTATCTCCCAAAGTACATGGCCTTTGGTGCAATGTTCACAAGTCTCTCCAAAGCATTTGGAGCAAACTTTCTAGCGAATAAGAAGCAGACACCTTTCCCTTCCATTTTACTTTTCCTACACTCTCCGGTTTGATTCCTCAATCTCTGAATTAGCTCCACGTGGATATCCGACCGCGAGTATCTCGCCGGATGTGGCCCGCCCTTTGACCAGTCAACCCAGGTCAAACTCCGATTACCATTCCGATCCCACCCCAAAACGTTAACCAACGTTGGCAAATAATGTTCGTCTGAATAACATTGCCCTTTACAGTAATTCTGGAAAACAGGGAAGTACTTCTTATCCGAGACGACAGCCACGGCGGTGTCTCGGTCAATCTCGAACCACTGCGAGCCTTTTCGCCATTGTTTTAGAGAGATGGGTGGGAACATTTTGTTCCGGTATCGACCACGGCCGACGTTGCTGGGTTCGTCGTAGCTCATGATGAAGCTTTTCATGGTGGAATTTATGAGAAAAGAGTAGACTGTGGAGAAGTTAAACAGAGGAATACATGATTCGGAGAGAAGAACAAATCGCTCGTTTGAAATATCAAGGAGTGCGTTTGAAATTAGCCGTCGTTCTGCTTCGATCATGTTTACTTTTCCCCATCCAACTTTCTGCAATGAAGAacaatgaattttattaaattttgaatctaattgatTGTTATATGAATGTTGATCGTAAGAAATAAATACTAACCTTGCTGGGGATTCTTCGGCCATGGAAAGCAGGGGGCTCAGGAGAAGAATGATTATAAGAAGGATCAGAATGAACATAAACAGAGTAAAGTCCTTCATTCCCTTTAAAGAATTCTTCCCAAAGTGGAGCTAAATACACCGGCCCTTTTGTTAAAAACATGAACGCGATCTTCGGGACCCGCTGGAACGGAAATTTCTTGATTCTGGCCATCATTGAAGCTCTCCAGAGAAGCTCCTCATCATCCATGTCGTGCATTACTTCAGGCGGCTTCAAAAACTCTTCCAAACCCACTCGGCCGCCGGTTACAGGGAAGAAATCCGAAGAGGAGATCTGGGTGAGGTTTAAGCTAATGAAGAAATTGGAGAGATAGAAAGTGAGGAAAACTCCGGCGGTGATTCCGACGGTGAAGAGGAGGATGTAAGGGACGACGTGGAAGAAGGTGAGATGGATATGGATTAGCTTCGGGCTCTGAAATTGACTCTTCATTTCTTGCTAGAACGTAACCGGACGAAGCTCGATCGGAGGTGAGACTGCGGCGGAGAGATGAAACTGACGTTGagatgttctttttttctagaCGGTGTGGGAGAAGGCGAAGTTTGGTTTTAATTCCCTTTCGAACCTTAAatatcgatttttttttttttttttatgttgaatTTAAGGCAGAATGGTTTGAATCGATGGTCagacttaattatttatttacgtgttttaaacttttatttattattggctattttttatatttttgtttatttaaatgtataaataaattcaataaacattGTTGTTTTAGTTCAACAACTTTATTATGAATCGCACATATTATTTCATgtatattgatataaaaaaactaaataactaTTCAGTGTAAGAGAACAATAATGCagttataattaaatttaattatttaattacttcaaatatcaaataattactagttttaattaaatgttattCAGTTATTATGATactaaaaataagaaaataattgtaaattagaatattaataattactAATAAACTTTACCTATTGGTTAGTAGTTAGACGGCAATAGTTTTGTTCatttacttattttgaaaaggttACCTAAACAATGATTAGAAAGGAGCCAAACAAAGTATAAAATCCTTACATCccttttctatttgaaaattaaaaagagggTTAGACTTATGTCTAAGTTTATTCTtatataaacttcaaaaaaaaaaaaaaaaaaatcaaataaccgTGAGTATAGTTGTTTATACTTCTCCTGCCCATACAAAGGTCAACAACAACATAccgattttgtattttttctcaTACGTGAAATGAACAATGGATACAAcataaacaagagaaaaagaaaaaaaaaagcttagctagcaaaattagaaaaccattttgaaaaatgtcgATTATCCATTAAGATTTTCTCATTCATTCACTTTTTAGTATAATTAGAGATGACGAGACTCGAACAAAAAGATTGACTTTCAACGTTGATtaatattatgcatttttcGAAAACACCGACAGATTTAGTATAGATTCAGGAAAGGCTCGAGccctcaaattttattatctttatataacatgtataaacaaaatcaattaatgattaatatttatagACAGTTTAACGATCATTACGCTTATCAGTCTTTTTTTCAACTAGAATTCAAATCTTGTTtatgcaaataaattttatggatccgtcaataattttataattatttttaaacgaccaacaaataaatgaacgcataaggaaaaaaaaaaagaaaagaatatgtgAAAAATTGTGTGAATGGCGTGTGAGTTTGGAGTTGGAAACCACGGTGGAAAAATCTCCGGCTAATGACGCGCTTTGATTTGTAATTCCTGTTTTGAGTCTCACAAATTCCACCGCCATTCGCCGCCGCCCGACCACCGTTATTGACACGTGTTGGCTGTTTCCACGTCAATTTCTGCGAACcccaaatacaaaaaaaagtctaTTACATTGCAATTATAGTTATTGGGgacttcattttaaaaataaaataataaatatcaactaacatatataattaaagaattgttttgagaagtataatataatatttagttttgtttgatAAACAATGTTTCTATGCTTTAtctgattttttaaaacaaaaaataattttaaataggaaaattttcataaatacaataaagtAGCAAAAAGTTTCCTAGAAAAAACCACAATAGAGAAagggataaaacaaaaatagagtATAAAcgttttaaagaaaatcaaaatgaaaaatgatcaaatatgttttgttttcttaaattgattaagaaattaaatattgtttttattaaaaaaaaaaacatttttgggGGGTAAAACAAGAGaaataattatcataattGTGGAAGAAAGTAGAGACTAGAGAGGGGGTGGTGAGAATTGGTTGAACAAACGGAGGAGCAA encodes:
- the LOC101202787 gene encoding glycosyltransferase BC10 is translated as MKSQFQSPKLIHIHLTFFHVVPYILLFTVGITAGVFLTFYLSNFFISLNLTQISSSDFFPVTGGRVGLEEFLKPPEVMHDMDDEELLWRASMMARIKKFPFQRVPKIAFMFLTKGPVYLAPLWEEFFKGNEGLYSVYVHSDPSYNHSSPEPPAFHGRRIPSKKVGWGKVNMIEAERRLISNALLDISNERFVLLSESCIPLFNFSTVYSFLINSTMKSFIMSYDEPSNVGRGRYRNKMFPPISLKQWRKGSQWFEIDRDTAVAVVSDKKYFPVFQNYCKGQCYSDEHYLPTLVNVLGWDRNGNRSLTWVDWSKGGPHPARYSRSDIHVELIQRLRNQTGECRKSKMEGKGVCFLFARKFAPNALERLVNIAPKAMYFGR